The proteins below come from a single Melospiza georgiana isolate bMelGeo1 chromosome 4, bMelGeo1.pri, whole genome shotgun sequence genomic window:
- the FBXL14 gene encoding F-box/LRR-repeat protein 14, translated as METHISCLFPELLAMIFGYLEVRDKGRAAQVCTAWRDAAYHRSVWRGVEAKLHLRRANPSLFPSLAARGIRRVQILSLRRSLSYVVQGMADIESLNLSGCYNLTDNGLSHAFVAEISSLRSLNLSLCKQITDSSLGRIAQYLKGLEVLELGGCSNITNTGLLLIAWGLQRLKSLNLRSCRHLSDVGIGHLAGMTRSAAEGCLGLEQLTLQDCQKLSDLSLKHLARGLGRLRQLNLSFCGGISDAGLLHLSHMSSLRSLNLRSCDNISDTGIMHLAMGSLRLSGLDVSFCDKVGDQSLAYIAQGLDGLRSLSLCSCHISDEGINRMVRQMHGLRTLNIGQCVRITDKGLELIAEHLSQLTGIDLYGCTRITKRGLERITQLPCLKVLNLGLWEMTESEKVR; from the coding sequence ATGGAAACGCACATCTCGTGCCTGTTCCCCGAGCTGCTCGCCATGATCTTCGGGTACCTGGAGGTGCGCGACAAGGGCCGCGCGGCGCAGGTGTGCACGGCCTGGCGGGACGCCGCCTACCACCGCTCGGTGTGGCGGGGCGTGGAGGCCAAGCTGCACCTGCGCCGCGCCAACCCCTCGCTCTTCCCCAGCCTGGCGGCGCGGGGCATCCGGCGGGTGCAGATCCTGTCGCTGCGGCGCAGCCTGAGCTACGTGGTCCAGGGCATGGCGGACATCGAGAGCCTCAACCTCAGCGGCTGCTACAACCTCACCGACAACGGGCTGAGCCACGCCTTCGTGGCGGAGATCAGCTCCCTGCGCTCGCTCAACCTGAGCCTCTGCAAGCAGATCACGGACAGCAGCCTGGGCCGCATCGCCCAGTACCTTAAGGGCCTGGAGGTGCTCGAGCTCGGAGGCTGCAGCAACATCACCAACACTGGCCTGCTGCTCATCGCCTGGGGCCTGCAGCGGCTCAAGAGCCTCAACCTGCGCTCCTGCCGGCACCTCTCCGACGTGGGCATCGGGCACCTGGCGGGCATGACCCGCAGCGCGGCTGAGGGCtgcctgggcctggagcagctcacGCTGCAGGACTGCCAGAAGCTCAGCGACCTCTCGCTCAAGCACCTGGCCCGCGGGCTGGGCCGCCTCCGCCAGCTCAACCTCAGCTTCTGCGGGGGCATCTCGGACGCGGGGCTGCTGCACCTGTCGCACATGAGCAGCCTGCGGAGCCTCAACCTGCGCTCCTGCGACAACATCAGCGACACGGGCATCATGCACCTGGCCATGGGCAGCCTGCGGCTGTCGGGCCTCGATGTCTCCTTCTGCGACAAGGTGGGGGACCAGAGCCTGGCCTACATCGCACAGGGCCTCGACGGGCTGCGCTCGCTGTcgctctgctcctgccacatCAGCGACGAGGGCATCAACCGCATGGTGCGGCAGATGCACGGGCTGCGCACCCTCAACATCGGCCAGTGCGTCCGCATCACCGACAAGGGCCTGGAGCTCATCGCCGAACACCTCAGCCAGCTCACGGGCATCGACCTCTACGGCTGCACCCGCATCACCAAGCGGGGCCTGGAGCGCATCACCCAGCTGCCCTGCCTCAAGGTGCTCAACCTGGGACTTTGGGAAATGACTGAGAGTGAGAAGGTCAggtga